One Micromonas commoda chromosome 7, complete sequence genomic window carries:
- a CDS encoding predicted protein, producing MSSHACARPTRATIAVAPRLGRRASAPRIARAHRSTRPRATSTSAGSTSSSSDADASRAPYVGPPRVVILGGGFGGLYTALKLDALTWPDASKRPVVTLVDRAERFVFKPMLYELVNETMSDWEVAPAFEDLLKPTSVRYVRGDVAAVRTGDAVPFADGSTGSSGGGTIELASGETVEYDWLVVAVGTASADAKCPGSKDFAIPLSTLEDARRLAGAMRDVEAAFETDRAAGSGARSRKVAVVGGGLSGVELAGVVAERLAGKASIELFASGAGIMPESPPGQRDAARRRLDAAGVTTRAGTRAIKISEPSSGVPSGVPSGVPSSPDARLPSAASLTYAQGDFDSRTEDYDVVCWAVGQRVEAPESWPFPRDRRTNKIVTERTLRVRGHGRVFAVGDVARVWDSTSAGLPEGGDAPNTFQNAAAPPPDRFDVLPATAQVAFQQADYAAWNVWSSLSSRPLLPFKYQHIGDMMVLGKTDAAVALPVGDATLDGPLAAALRRAAYLYRMPTNEHRAKLATSWLEQGAELAAKEAPGILKSLGVPLPAFLAPNNNRP from the coding sequence aTGAGCTCccacgcgtgcgcgcggccaacccgcgcgacgatcgcggtcgcgcctcgcctaggacggcgcgcgtccgcaccccgcatcgctcgcgcgcatcgtTCCACCCGGccccgggcgacgtcgacgtcggcgggttccacgtcctcctcctccgatgcggacgcgtcccgcgcgccttACGTCggcccgccccgcgtcgtcatcctcggcggcggattcGGCGGGCTCTACACCGCGCtcaagctcgacgcgctcacctggccggacgcgtcgaagcgcccggtcgtcaccctcgtcgaTCGAGCCGAGCGCTTCGTGTTCAAGCCCATGCTGTACGAACTCGTCAACGAGACCATGAGCGACTGGGAAgtggcgcccgcgttcgaGGACCTCCTGAAGCCCACGTCCGTGCGctacgtccgcggcgacgtcgccgccgtgcgcacgggcgacgcggtgccgTTCGCGGACGGCAGCACCGGGTCCTCGGGGGGCGGAACgatcgagctcgcgtcgggtGAAACCGTCGAGTACGATtggctcgtcgtcgccgtcggaaccgcgagcgcggacgccaagtGCCCGGGGTCCAAAGACTTTGCCATCCCGCTGAGCACGCTGGAAGACGCGAGGAGGCTGGCGGGGGCGATGAGggacgtggaggcggcgttcgAGACGGATCGGGCGGCAGGATCCGGGGCGAGGTCGCGGAAGGtggccgtcgtcggcggcgggctctccggcgtcgagctcgcgggcgtcgtcgccgagaggCTCGCGGGCAAGGCGAGCATCGAGCTGTTCGCGTCCGGGGCTGGGATCATGCcggagtcgccgccgggccagcgcgacgcggcgaggaggcgattggacgccgcgggggtgaccACTCGCgcgggcacgcgcgcgattAAAATCTCCGAACCGTCGTCTGGGGTGCCGTCTGGGGTGCCGTCTGGGGTGCCGTCAtccccggacgcgcgcctcccctccgcggcgtcgctgacGTACGCGCAGGGCGACTTCGATTCGCGGACGGAGGACTACGACGTCGTGTGCTGGGCGGTTGGGCAACGCGTGGAGGCGCCCGAGTCGTGGCCGTTCCCGCGGGATCGTCGCACGAACAAGATCGTCACGGAGCGGACGCTGCGGGTGAGGGGCCACGGCCGGGTGTTCGCCGTGGGGGACGTCGCCAGGGTTTGGGAttccacgagcgcggggttgccggaaggtggcgacgcgccgaaTACCTTCCAGAatgccgcggcgcccccgccggatAGGTTTGACGTCCTCCCAGCCACCGCGCAGGTTGCGTTCCAGCAAGCCGACTACGCCGCATGGAACGTGTGGTCCTCGCTGTCCTCTCGCCCGTTGCTGCCGTTCAAGTACCAACACATCGGCGACATGATGGTGCTCGGgaagacggacgcggcggtggcgctgccGGTCGGTGACGCCACGCTGGACgggccgctcgccgcggcgctgagaaGGGCGGCGTACCTCTACAGGATGCCGACGAACGAGCACAGGGCGAAGCTGGCGACGAGCTGGCTGGAGCAGGGCGCGGAgttggcggcgaaggaggcgccgGGGATACTCAAGTCGCTGGGCGTGCCCTTGCCGGCCTTTCTCGCGCCGAACAACAACCGGCCTTGA
- a CDS encoding predicted protein, translating to MTDEYAPLVSPKTRDARPARRCITCCVVGTLALVALAHARGFQPRAVRVRRDQKSLQLSWATAGDSGDSALGPRCDDVLDASSHAPAMTARETALMLKYLAGAHEGSTWGPGEALYLEWGSGGSTATFGTHARRTFTVEHAVEWCEQVRAWPETSCMARANRWEMFCHDAGHALEAWGYPDGHGYSFDAEPANKEAAKSSESSESTKSSFHPGFHDAMRTYVQAPGRFGVAAYDVVLIDGRFRNACAFAILPYLRRGSVVFWHDWTREDLESLKVDAKVLSSETPASPTHRTYHRAAGRLFELVETADTLAVFKVDPAVYDTMQSMA from the coding sequence aTGACCGACGAGTACGCCCCTCTCGTCTCCCCGaagacccgcgacgcgcgtcccgcgcgtcgatgcATCACGTGCtgcgtcgtcggcaccctcgcgctcgtcgcgctcgcgcacgcgcgcgggttccaGCCCCGCGCGGTCAGGGTCCGACGCGACCAAAAGTCCCTTCAGTTGTCCTGGGCGACAGCTGGCGACTCCGGCGACTCTGCGCTCGGCCCGCGGTGCGACGACGttctcgacgcgtcgtcgcacgcccccgcgatgaccgcgcgcgagacaGCGCTGATGCTCAAgtacctcgcgggcgcgcacgAGGGTTCGACGTGGGGTCCCGGCGAGGCGCTCTACCTCGAGTGGGGCAGCGGCGGCTCCACCGCGACGTTCGGCACCCACGCGCGCAGGACGTTCACCGTCGAGCACGCCGTCGAGTGGTGCGAGCAGGTCCGCGCGTGGCCCGAGACGTCGTGCATGGCGCGCGCAAACCGCTGGGAGATGTTCTGCCACGACGCCGGTcacgcgctggaggcgtgGGGCTATCCCGACGGCCACGGCTACTCTTTCGACGCTGAACCAGCTAATAAGGAGGCCGCCAAGTCCTCCGAGTCCTCCGAGTCCACCAAGTCCTCGTTCCACCCGGGGTTTCACGACGCGATGCGAACGTACGTCCAAGCCCCGGGCCggttcggcgtcgccgcgtacgacgtcGTGCTCATCGACGGAAGGTTCAGGAACGCGTGCGCGTTCGCGATACTCCCGtaccttcgccgcgggtcggtCGTTTTTTGGCACGACTGGACGCGAGAGGACTTGGAGTCGCTGAAGGTGGACGCGAAAGTTTTGTCGAGCGAgactcccgcgtcgcccacgcACAGGACGTACCACAGAGCCGCGGGCAGGCTGTTCGAGCtggtggagacggcggacACGTTGGCGGTGTTCAAGGTGGATCCGGCGGTGTACGACACGATGCAGAGCATGGCGTAG
- a CDS encoding cation diffusion facilitator family (zinc ion efflux), with translation MSQTAAPPTRRPGRARVLTEADLDLELAEEAGHVGNGDSHGHGHEHGTVGSSARRPGRARVLTEADLDLELAEEAGHVGLNGDSHGHGHGHGHGDLGHGHGDLGHGHSHSRVFRAYGRCHGFDVDVSTGGWFNAGHADNLFGGTGFGRRIVPVKRAARLRRRLYGALCVSGLYAIAEFTAATISGSTALLADGLHMTSDFVSYGLSLGILELTLRQQRRHLKLKDSDSTEADATRDDDYAEMLTFGFARLEVLGALGIILVVWGATLALVVEAIKRMSAPPGVDGATVVFTACGGLVVDVVLLWLLDRDPGGGNSNGHGHSHGTGELGARAMFLHVLGDLFGTILVCVGGAIIWGTGGRDSNLAVIDPVCTLCFACIVVATMYPFALRMLRVLLEAAPPGASTRKIADALESEVPGVVGVHCLHLWELSPGKSALMAHVHVLTQEKERAGEALERALSRATRLLQKKFGINHTTLQMTATPEKGGWAACGMVGKPPVKCDKCDALVDAASNV, from the exons ATGTCGCAGACCGCGGCACCTCCTACGAGGCGTcccgggcgggcgcgggtgctgACGGAGGCTGACCTCGACCTTGAGCTCGCAGAGGAGGCGGGTCACGTCGGCAACGGAGATTCTCACGGCCACGGCCACGAACACGGCACTGTAGGTTCTTCTGCGAGGCGTcccgggcgggcgcgggtgctgACGGAGGCTGATCTCGACCTTGAGCTCGCAGAGGAGGCGGGTCACGTCGGCCTCAACGGAGATTCTCACGGCCACGGCCACGGACACGGAcacggcgacctcggccacggccacggcgacctcggccACGGCCACTCGCACTCGCGAGTCTTTCGAGCGTACGGCCGATGCCACGGCTTCGACGTTGACGTGTCCACCGGCGGGTGGTTCAACGCGGGGCACGCGGACAACCTCTTCGGCGGCACGGGGTTCGGCCGGCGCATCGTGCCCGTCAAGCGCGCTGCGAGGCTACGCAG ACGGCTCTACGGCGCGCTCTGCGTCAGCGGCCTgtacgccatcgcggagttTACTGCCGCGACGATCTCTGGATCCACCGCCCTGCTTGCCGACGGGCTGCACATGACGTCGGACTTTGTCTCCTACGGCCTCTCCCTCGGCATCTTGGAACTCACGCTTCGGCAGCAACGAAGACACTTGAAACTCAAAGATTCGGACTCGACCGAGGctgacgcgacgcgcgacgatgacTACGCCGAAATGCTGACTTTCGGCTTCGCGCGGCTCGAAGTCCTCGGAGCGTTGGGGATCATTTTGGTGGTTtggggcgcgacgctcgcgctcgtggttGAGGCGATTAAACGaatgagcgcgccgcccggggttgacggcgcgacggtggttttcaccgcgtgcggcggcttggtcgtcgacgtcgtgctcCTCTGGCTGCTCGACCGggatcccggcggcggcaattCGAACGGTCACGGCCACTCGCACGGAACTGGCGAACTGGGCGCTCGAGCGATGTTTCTGCACGTCCTGGGTGACCTTTTCGGCACGATCCTGGtctgcgtcggcggcgcgatcatCTGGGGCACCGGCGGCCGGGACAGCAACCTCGCGGTCATCGACCCCGTGTGCACCCTGTGTTTCGCgtgcatcgtcgtcgcgacgatgtACCCTTTCGCGTTGAGAATGCTGAGGGTGCTgttggaggcggcgccgccgggtgcgAGTACGCGTAAAATCGCAGACGCGCTCGAATCCGAGGTGCCCGGAGTCGTGGGAGTGCACTGCCTGCATCTGTGGGAGTTATCCCCCGGTAAGTCCGCGCTCATGGCTCACGTTCACGTGCTGACGCAGGAGAAGGAACGAGCGggggaggcgctggagcgaGCGCTGagtcgggcgacgcgtctgCTGCAGAAGAAATTCGGGATCAATCACACGACGTTGCagatgacggcgacgccggagaagGGAGGGTGGGCGGCGTGCGGGATGGTGGGGAAGCCGCCGGTGAAGTGCGACAAGTGCGACGCGCTGGTGGATGCGGCGTCAAACGTCTAA
- a CDS encoding NIPA Mg2+ uptake permease (magnesium ion uptake) yields GLFLAMSSSLAIGASFIVKKKGLKLAGGAPGGVRAGSGGYGYLRQPLWWAGMLTMIVGEVANFAAYAFAPAVLVTPLGALSIIVSAVLAHHLLAEKLHAFGWLGCLLCIVGSVEIVLNAPEEKEITGVKQLFAMAARPGFVAYAGATVGFAAYLATRVYPTHGSSNILVPIGICSLVGSLSVMSCKALGTALKLTFQGRNQLLEAETWMCAAIVGACVVTQMNYLNKALDVFNTAVVTPIYYVMFTTLTLTASSIMFRDYLDQGAKEVAGQICGFVTILAGVFTLHVTKDHGEGTSGWG; encoded by the coding sequence GGGCTGTTCctcgcgatgagctcgtcgctGGCCATCGGCGCGAGCTTCATCGTCAAGAAGAAGGGGCTGAAgctggcgggcggcgccccgggcggggtgcgcgcggggagcggcgggtACGGCTACCTGCGCCAGCCCCTCTGGTGGGCGGGCATGCTCACGAtgatcgtcggcgaggttgccaatttcgccgcgtacgcgttcGCGCCAGCCGTCCTGGTCAccccgctcggcgcgctgtccatcatcgtctccgcggtcctcgcgcaccACCTGCTCGCCGAGAAGCTGCACGCGTTCGGGTGGCTCGGGTGCCTCCTCTGCATCGTCGGGAGCGTGGAGATCGTGCTGAACGCgccggaggagaaggagatcaCCGGCGTCAAGCAACTCTTCGCCATGGCCGCCAGGCCCGGGTTCGTGGCGTACGCGGGCGCCACGGTGGGATTCGCAGCCTACCTCGCCACGCGCGTGTACCCCACGCACGGCTCCAGCAACATCCTGGTGCCCATCGGCATATGCTCGCTCGTGGGGTCCCTGAGCGTCATGTCGTGCAAAGCGCTCGGCACGGCGCTGAAGCTCACGTTCCAGGGTCGGAACCAGCTCCTGGAGGCGGAGACGTGGatgtgcgcggcgatcgtggGCGCGTGCGTGGTGACGCAGATGAACTACCTCAACAAAGCCCTGGACGTCTTCAACACCGCGGTGGTGACGCCCATATACTACGTGATGTTCACCACGCTGAcgctcaccgcgtcgtccatcaTGTTTCGCGATTACCTCGACCAGGGCGCCAAGGAGGTGGCGGGTCAGATTTGCGGGTTCGTGACGATCCTCGCGGGGGTGTTCACGCTGCACGTGACCAAGGACCACGGCGAGGGAACCAGCGGCTGGGGC
- a CDS encoding predicted protein translates to MTVNDKTPVTIITGFLGAGKTTLVNHILTAKHGKRIAIIENEFGEVGVDDGLVVETKEEIFEMNNGCICCTVRQDLIRILNKLMRRKDAFDHIIIETTGLADPAPVAQTFFVDEDLKEDLYLDAILTVVDAAHLSAHLDEIKPEGVENESVEQIAFADKILLNKIDLLKSDDDKASLVKKIRSINARAAIIESQHSAVDIDSILGIKAFSLDATLEQDAEFLDTDAEHQHDESVTSVGIEVADAAMDITKLEAWLRKLLSTRGEDIFRSKGILNVSGTDERYVFQGVHMMMEMSSSAEGKFEGWGKDQKRVSRVIFIGRNLDRSDLESGFKACIA, encoded by the exons ATGACAGTCAACGATAAAACCCCGGTGACGATCATCACCGGTTTCCTTGGTGCCGGGAAGACGACACTCG TCAACCACATCCTCACAGCCAAGCACGGCAAGCGCATCGCCATCATCGAGAACGAATTCGGCGAAGTCGGCGTTGACGATGGTCTCGTCGTGGAGACCAAAGAAGAGATCTTCGAGATGAACAACGGGTGCATCTGCTGCACCGTCCGCCAGGACCTCATCCGGATCCTCAACAAACTCATGCGACGAAAAGACGCGTTCGACCACATCATCATCGAAACCACCGGTCTGGCGGACCCGGCCCCGGTCGCGCAGACCTTCTTCGTGGACGAGGATCTCAAGGAGGATCTGTACCTAGACGCCATCCTCACTGTTGTCGATGCCGCACACCTATCCGCCCACCTGGACGAAATCAAACCGGAGGGGGTGGAGAACGAATCGGTGGAGCAGATCGCGTTCGCCGATAAGATCCTACTCAACAAGATAGACCTTCTCAAGTCCGACGACGATAAAGCGTCGCTGGTGAAGAAGATCCGATCGATCAACGCCAGGGCCGCCATCATCGAATCTCAACactccgcggtggacatcgATTCTATCCTTGGAATCAAAGCGTTCAGCCTGGATGCGACGTTGGAGCAGGACGCCGAGTTTCTCGATACTGACGCCGAGCATCAGCACGACGAATCCGTGACCAGTGTCGGGATCGAGGTGGCGGATGCCGCGATGGACATTACAAAGCTGGAAGCTTGGCTGCGCAAACTTCTTAGCACCAGAGGTGAGGATATCTTCCGAAGCAAGGGTATTCTCAACGTGTCGGGCACAGATGAACGGTACGTGTTCCAAGGCGTGCACATGATGATGGagatgtcgtcgtccgcggagggTAAGTTTGAGGGTTGGGGGAAGGACCAGAAGCGGGTCTCGAGGGTGATCTTCATCGGGCGGAACTTGGACAGGAGTGATCTTGAATCCGGCTTCAAGGCGTGCATCGCATAA
- a CDS encoding predicted protein: protein MIPTPLELSLGEPFEDVSFNPAGTSASSAKKALDDAASSLARDPAVALAPLRFLAANRFGIPDPWPVEAPRFLLEALAVANATAASSPSLASDIWSLAAILLGTWARWRSERHPGGTSEAREILGAVARTIREHATRAHDGAGRKLANAPFVVSQLGATPVLTLACVASAPLCPPETRAGALRDVARIAGLAVNNGGIGTGVGGGGVRGGGGIGPYPGTLTRPESSAQRLVAAFVYAASAAEDPVHITQLCASVFPAWRGYRVGGTTGSNESPEDAVASQTSGLLLTRAVQATAATFPDAAASLAAVARAVLRGEPIDQGAGETSLNLASLNLTLRPDECRSAASYVAAGLQLATRRGAPPPPGRGSPDAWHRVADVGADAIRACVALASCPAGGGRCFELARDVAEAWAAEGYSNPTEGADVEARTASQGGLPRDVAARAANAALGRWSIATSCALALVRCQASGAVPPDVEWDALDAISVGTNRSSAAGAYALLASARTRADPGRASASVAACARAPLAKRAPAIATLVAERVTELHALRGGFTAGGSPKTGVKFSIRSFAARARELAVAVHDAFRGFKSIAPTAWQRSLDASATHPAFQVPFLTVLGLLRGVPLLSSADDVSPALAAIDALARLEFARTPDPRYATLLRDVANALASDDDVRSARLARATCESLFPDPVAELDAVCGGGVAWSDDDALGSRTHLLLRLLPYAAARLAEDSGGADPTGGAEWGAEEGARVLAARVLPCVERCLAHGRDALVRAAHVAAVAIFRSHGRSRVTQTWFLNSYLTRALEMYPHRTPAEPFVAAIGTVAMHCELGSRLPCLAASAATERAVALDGRGDASSMDAASSLRRLVFGLLALVDHAIVPEMAAIAESAMMSAGRGGGMDAGAARAARARAYEDLVAGGVLACSDYGRKNSLVQWALRCKSML, encoded by the coding sequence ATGATTCCCACGCCCCTGGAGCTCTCCTTGGGCGAGCCCTTCGAGGACGTCTCGTTTAACCCCGCGGGCACGTCCGCCTCATCCGCGAAGAAGGCattggacgacgccgcgtcgtcgctcgcgcgcgatccagcggtcgccctcgcgcccctccgcttcctcgccgccaatCGCTTCGGGATTCCGGACCCGTGGCCGGTGGAGGCCCCGCGCTTCCTCCTCGAAgccctcgcggtcgccaacgccaccgccgcgtcctcgccgtccctcgcgtcggacATCtggtccctcgccgccatcctcctcGGAACgtgggcgcgatggaggagcGAGCGGCACCCCGGCGGCACgtccgaggcgagggagatcctcggcgccgtcgctcgaaCGATTCGAGAacacgcgacgcgagcgcacgacggcgcggggcgcaAGCTCGCCAACGCACCGTTCGTCGTGAGCCAGctgggcgcgacgccggtgtTGACGctggcgtgcgtcgcgtccgcgcccctgTGCCCGCCGGAGACCAGGGCTGGCGCGCTcagggacgtcgcgaggatcgcgggCCTCGCCGTTAACAACGGAGGAATCGGAACCggagtcggaggaggaggagtacgcggaggaggaggaatcGGGCCGTACCCGGGGACGCTGACGCGTCCCGAGTCGTCCGCGCagaggctcgtcgcggcttTCGTctacgccgcgtccgccgcggaagaTCCCGTGCACAtaacacagctgtgcgcgtcgGTGTTCCCGGCGTGGAGAGGCTATCGGGTCGGAGGAACGACCGGCTCGAACGAAAgccccgaggacgccgtcgcctcgcaaACGTCCGGCTTGCTcctcacgcgcgcggtgcaggcgaccgcggcgacgttccccgacgccgcggcgtcgctcgcggcggtcgcgcgcgccgtgctccGGGGCGAGCCGATCGACCAGGGGGCGGGCGAGACGAGTTTGAACCTCGCGAGTTTGAATCTCACCCTACGCCCCGACGAGTGtcgatcggcggcgtcgtacgtcgccgcgggtttaCAGCttgcgacgcggcggggcgcgcctccgccgcccggaCGCGGATCGCCGGACGCGTggcatcgcgtcgcggacgtcggcgcggacgccatccgcgcgtgcgtcgcgctcgcgtcgtgtcccgcgggcggcgggaggtgtttcgagctcgcgcgcgacgtcgccgaggcgtggGCCGCCGAGGGGTATTCGAACCCGACCGaaggcgccgacgtcgaggcgcggaCCGCCAGCCAGGGAGGGTTACCCCGGGACGTTGCCGCACgagcggcgaacgcggcgctcggacgttggtccatcgcgacgtcgtgcgcgctcgcgctcgtccggtGCCAagcgtccggcgccgtcccccccgacgtcgagtgggacgcgctcgacgccatctcGGTCGGTACCAACAgatcgtccgcggcgggcgcctaCGCGTTactcgcgtccgcgaggacgagggcggatCCGGGAAgagcgtccgcgtccgtcgcggcgtgtgcgcgcgcgccgctcgccaagcgcgcgcccgcgatcgcgacgctcgtcgccgagcgagtCACGGAGCTTCACGCGTTGCGCGGCGGTTTCACAGCTGGCGGTTCGCCAAAAACCGGCGTCAAATTTTCGATTCGTTCGttcgcggctcgagcgcgagagctcgccgtcgcggtgcaCGACGCTTTCCGGGGGTTCAAATCGATcgccccgacggcgtggcAGCGATcgctcgacgcctccgcgacgcacccggCGTTCCAGGTCCCGTTCCTCACCGTGTTAGggctccttcgcggcgtcccttTACTTTCATCCGCAGATGACGTCtccccggcgctcgccgccatcgacgccttGGCCCGGCTGGAATTCGCCAGGACGCCAGATCCGAGGTACGCCACCCTCCTGCGAgacgtcgcgaacgcgttggcgtccgacgacgacgtgcggtCCGCGCGTttggcgcgagcgacgtgcGAGTCGCTCTTCCCGgatcccgtcgccgagctcgacgccgtttgcggcgggggcgtcgcgtggagcgacgacgacgcgctgggaTCCCGGACGCACTTACTCCTGAGGCTGTtgccgtacgcggcggcaaggctcgcggaggattcggggggtgccgacccaaccgggggtgccgagtggggtgccgaggaaggcgcgcgggtgcTAGCCGCCCGGGTCCTGCCGTGCGTCGAGAGGTGCCTCGCgcacggccgcgacgcgctcgtccgagcggcgcacgtcgccgcggtggcgataTTCCGTTCGCACGGCCGTTCACGCGTGACGCAAACGTGGTTCCTGAACTCGTACCTgacccgcgcgctggagatgTACCCGCACCGAACCCCAGCGGAgccgttcgtcgcggcgatcggcaCGGTGGCGATGCACTGCGAGCTCGGCTCGCGTCTCCCGTgtctcgccgcctccgccgcgacggagcgcgcggtcgcgttgGACGGGagaggcgacgcgtcgtcgatggacgcggcgtcctcgctcCGGAGGCTGGTGTTCGGTTTGCTCGCGTTGGTGGACCACGCCATCGTGCCGGAGatggcggccatcgcggagtcGGCGATGATgtcggcggggcgaggcgggggcatggacgcgggggcggcgagggcagcgagggcgagggcgtacgAGGACCTGGTCGCTGGCGGGGTGCTGGCGTGTTCCGATTACGGGAGGAAAAACTCCCTCGTGCAGTGGGCGCTGCGGTGCAAGTCGATGCTGTGA